In Solanum lycopersicum chromosome 5, SLM_r2.1, the following are encoded in one genomic region:
- the LOC104647683 gene encoding serine/threonine-protein kinase BLUS1-like: MAAHPLFPRFTPEFTYDPRPGYVFIERNARTKYVLLEIIGINYLQLLHTNDHNTSDLIYKACYYTSDWVDNDNFLPSGYATIKFIRGGPEVLRSKLAEEQPIPDPNIINVEKWAIQKYHGGYCVALPYMSEGSLRYILSTRFHNGLPEDCIAIALKQALRGLFVLHNLGLIHKCFSAGNIYVNFKSNVEIKLGFAATIYDSELESPLFVSHGTELGVDSTVTDLQDDPPGHPNLELGELYRWAAAPEVFYSPCDDAHTVHSDIWLVGVAALELAYGNLRISDHEEFEAMIKKIKRSRRLPDKLEDVLEEINVEEGKGKGKMKKVLVYLNDKLKCVKGKRKFSKEFEELVLDCLSSKESKRPSVGDLLQRPFFRNAKNLQWFQRRVLYAKNPMAYC; encoded by the exons atggctGCACATCCCTTGTTTCCCCGCTTCACACCCGAATTCACCTACGATCCTCGACCCGGCTATGTCTTCATCGAACGAAACGCCAGAACTAAGTACGTTCTCCTGGAAATAATCGGAATTAATTACCTCCAACTGCTGCATACAAACGACCACAACACTTCCGATCTCATTTACAAAGCTTGTTACTACACATCCGATTGGGTCGACAACGACAATTTCCTTCCTTCCGGTTATGCCACTATCAAGTTCATCCGAGGCGGACCAGAAGTCCTTAGGAGCAAGCTGGCGGAGGAACAACCAATTCCTGATCCAAACATTATTAACGTCGAAAAATGGGCTATTCAGAAATACCACGGAGGATACTGTGTTGCATTGCCTTATATGTCAGAAGGATCGCTCCGTTACATTCTGTCAACTCGATTTCACAACGGATTACCAGAGGATTGTATTGCTATTGCTCTTAAACAAGCGCTTCGGGGTTTGTTTGTTCTTCATAATTTGGGTCTGATTCATAAGTGTTTCAGTGCTGGGAATATCTATGTTAATTTCAAATCGAATGTAGAAATCAAATTGGGATTTGCAGCAACGATTTACGATTCAGAGTTGGAATCTCCTCTTTTTGTTAGTCACGGAACAGAACTTGGCGTTGATTCAACTGTTACCGATCTACAAGATGATCCTCCTGGACATCCG AATCTAGAACTAGGCGAGTTGTACAGATGGGCTGCTGCGCCGGAGGTGTTCTATTCACCATGTGATGATGCCCACACTGTTCATTCCGATATCTGGTTAGTCGGTGTAGCAGCATTGGAATTAGCATATGGAAATTTAAGAATAAGCGATCACGAAGAATTTGAGGCAATGATCAAGAAGATAAAGAGGTCGAGGAGATTGCCGGATAAGTTGGAAGATGTGCTTGAGGAGATTAATGTAGAAGAAGGGAAAGGGAAAgggaaaatgaagaaagtttTGGTATATCTTAACGACAAACTGAAGTGTGTGAAAGGTAAAAGAAAGTTTTCGAAAGAGTTTGAGGAGTTGGTGTTGGATTGTCTTTCTAGCAAAGAATCAAAGAGGCCATCAGTTGGAGATCTATTGCAGAGACCATTTTTTCGGAATGCTAAGAACTTGCAATGGTTTCAACGCCGCGTGTTGTATGCAAAGAATCCAATGGCTTATTGCTGA